One window from the genome of Anser cygnoides isolate HZ-2024a breed goose chromosome 8, Taihu_goose_T2T_genome, whole genome shotgun sequence encodes:
- the DNAI4 gene encoding dynein axonemal intermediate chain 4 isoform X5 — protein sequence MQPSSPLPLVFDDEGKDVTPHPLFHSDPDTAVPRQAKLLASSDYSGGVLSSFPMHQTGGDGSFVEPFSRRTCGNSSISKPNASTMEFMLDEIVEPGSQGDTAVSLSDVQVRQEEIEEQLTEEDLDRRVDIYLTETETIWMLDMPSVVASVESEDAGRILERNKIYVDICKNRPGNDRFVEKMMQTINGAAKNKEVQCDKIVMEDKGMVVTSWDLYDSFNVSETEPTSKGEATNGKSSTSHMTKKHDQTASVTSARGNITSVTTLESAALARIHEGEKNRLEAILTSENFQQDLFFMERVLMENIFQPKLAAYRQFPVLIDPAVTSDNVSTVVAVKEAKQEEHDKGKKDKEAQKEALIDPSIPSDLNKALEETVPPSLEQLWSYTCDLTKGHNVSSMAWSKVNPDLLAVGYGAFDFKEQKKGLACCWSLKNPMWPERIFQCEHGVTALDFSMASPNLLAVGMYSGTITIYNVRSCTTTAILSSRDSSARHTGPVWQLKWLEQDRDTADDDKRERLISISADGRLTKWLIQKGLDCTDLMKIKRAGSMKKNLPCEKERKSVVLISRQAAGMCFDFHPKDTNFYLAGTEEGLIHKCSCSYDQQFLETYKGHKGPVYKVAWNPFSTDMFLSCSADWTIMLWHQNSQMPILTFSSTTTVVHDIMWSPKSVFIFAAANESRVEIWDLSVSILDPVITRFANPEAKFTSVLFAKNTDCLLVGDSRGEVSVFAPQNLAASSSTKILTQDSSVAVEQRTDLSSAGSQICAFRNVTTSPRPPPAAGEPKAVGGNW from the exons ATGCAACCCTCCTCGCCCCTGCCACTG GTTTTTGATGATGAAGGGAAGGATGTGACACCCCACCCGCTCTTCCATTCAGATCCCGACACTGCTGTACCCAGGCAAGCCAAGCTCCTAGCATCAAGTGATTACTCTGGAGGTgttctctcctcttttcccaTGCATCAGACAGGAGGGGACGGTAGTTTTGTAGAGCCCTTCTCAAG AAGGACGTgtggaaacagcagtatttctaaACCAAACGCATCAACAATGGAGTTCATGCTAGATGAAATTGTAGAACCTGGCTCTCAAGGAGACACAGCTGTTAGCTTATCTG ATGTACAGGTGAGGCAAGAGGAGATAGAAGAGCAACTGACAGAAGAAGACTTAGATAGGAGAGTGGATATTTATCTCACGGAGACGGAAACTATCTGGATGTTGGATATGCCATCTGTTGTGGCGTCTGTAGAATCAGAAGATGCGGGAAGAATTCT gGAGCGTAATAAGATTTATGTTGACATTTGCAAAAATAGACCTGGTAATGATCGCTTCGTAGAAAAAATGATGCAAACCATTAACGGAGCTGCAAAGAACAAGGAAGTGCAATGTGACAAAATCGTCATGGAAGATAAAG GGATGGTGGTCACTTCCTGGGACTTGTATGATTCCTTTAATGTATCAGAAACAGAACCTACATCAAAAGGAGAAGCCACAAATGGGAAGAGTAGCACATCTCATATGACTAAAAAGCATGACCAGACTGCATCTGTGACTTCTGCCAGAG GCAACATAACTTCTGTGACTACTTTGGAAAGTGCTGCTCTTGCCAGAATCCATGAAGGGGAGAAAAACCGTTTAGAAGCTATATTGACATCAGAAAACTTTcagcaggatttatttttcatggagAGGGTtctaatggaaaatatttttcaacccAAACTCGCAGCTTATCGACAATTTCCTGTCCTTATAG ATCCTGCTGTTACATCAGACAATGTCAGTACGGTAGTTGCTGTGAAAGAAGCTAAACAGGAAGAGCATGACAAGGGAAAGAAGGATAAGGAAGCGCAGAAGGAAGCACTTATTGACCCATCAATTCCGTCAGATCTAAATAAAGCCTTGGAAGAAACTGTGCCTCCCAGTCTGGAACAACTATGGTCATATACGTGTGATTTAACTAAGGGTCACAATGTGAGCAGTATGGCTTGGAGCAAAGTAAACCCA GATCTTTTGGCTGTTGGTTATGGAGCGTTtgattttaaagaacagaagaaaggcTTGGCGTGCTGTTGGTCATTGAAGAACCCCATG TGGCCAGAGCGTATTTTCCAGTGCGAGCATGGTGTTACTGCATTGGATTTTTCTATGGCAAGCCCGAACCTTTTAGCAGTTGGGATGTACAGTGGTACCATCACAATCTATAATGTACGGAGTTGTACCACCACTGCAATTCTGAGTAGCAG AGATTCTTCAGCAAGACATACAGGTCCTGTATGGCAACTGAAGTGGTTGGAACAGGACAGAGACACAGCAGATGATgacaagagagagagattaatCTCCATCTCAGCAGATGGCCGACTAACCAAGTGGCTTATACAGAAGGGACTAGATTGCACTG ACCTGATGAAAATAAAGCGAGCAGGAAGTATGAAGAAAAACTTACCAtgtgagaaagaaaggaaaagtgtaGTTCTCATATCTCGGCAGGCAGCTGGAATGTGCTTCGACTTCCACCCAAAG gACACTAATTTTTATCTTGCTGGAACCGAAGAGGGTCTTATTCACAAGTGTTCTTGTTCATACGATCAGCAGTTTCTGGAGACATACAAAGGACATAAG GGTCCTGTGTACAAAGTCGCTTGGAATCCGTTCAGCACTGACATGTTCCTAAGCTGCTCTGCGGACTGGACCATTATGTTATGGCACCAGAACTCACAGATGCCCATTTTAACTTTCAGTTCCACCACTACTGTTGTTCATGACATTATGTGGTCTCCAAAATCAGTCTTTATATTCGCAGCAGCGAACGAAAGCAGAGTAGAAATTTGGGATCTCAGTGTCAGCAT CCTGGACCCCGTGATCACTCGCTTTGCCAACCCAGAAGCGAAATTCACATCTGTACTCTTTGCTAAGAACACTGACTGCCTTCTAGTAGGAGACAGTAGAGGAGAAGTCAGTGTGTTTGCGCCTCAGAACCTGGCTGCCTCCAGCAGTACTAAG ATCCTCACGCAAGACAGCAGCGTGGCCGTGGAGCAAAGGACTGACTTGAGCAGCGCTGGAAGCCAGATCTGTGCTTTTAGAAACGTCACCACCTCCCCCAGACCACCCCCAGCAGCGGGAGAGCCGAAAGCTGTTGGTGGGAACTGGTGA
- the DNAI4 gene encoding dynein axonemal intermediate chain 4 isoform X2 encodes MQGPGGARRPLGVRQGSGTSLGSQRKGSLASGAYASRAARCRSQVTISYSKAADKGSPVDKKYAVRVFDDEGKDVTPHPLFHSDPDTAVPRQAKLLASSDYSGGVLSSFPMHQTGGDGSFVEPFSRRTCGNSSISKPNASTMEFMLDEIVEPGSQGDTAVSLSDVQVRQEEIEEQLTEEDLDRRVDIYLTETETIWMLDMPSVVASVESEDAGRILERNKIYVDICKNRPGNDRFVEKMMQTINGAAKNKEVQCDKIVMEDKGMVVTSWDLYDSFNVSETEPTSKGEATNGKSSTSHMTKKHDQTASVTSARGNITSVTTLESAALARIHEGEKNRLEAILTSENFQQDLFFMERVLMENIFQPKLAAYRQFPVLIDPAVTSDNVSTVVAVKEAKQEEHDKGKKDKEAQKEALIDPSIPSDLNKALEETVPPSLEQLWSYTCDLTKGHNVSSMAWSKVNPDLLAVGYGAFDFKEQKKGLACCWSLKNPMWPERIFQCEHGVTALDFSMASPNLLAVGMYSGTITIYNVRSCTTTAILSSRDSSARHTGPVWQLKWLEQDRDTADDDKRERLISISADGRLTKWLIQKGLDCTDLMKIKRAGSMKKNLPCEKERKSVVLISRQAAGMCFDFHPKDTNFYLAGTEEGLIHKCSCSYDQQFLETYKGHKGPVYKVAWNPFSTDMFLSCSADWTIMLWHQNSQMPILTFSSTTTVVHDIMWSPKSVFIFAAANESRVEIWDLSVSILDPVITRFANPEAKFTSVLFAKNTDCLLVGDSRGEVSVFAPQNLAASSSTKILTQDSSVAVEQRTDLSSAGSQICAFRNVTTSPRPPPAAGEPKAVGGNW; translated from the exons atgCAGGGCCCCGGCGGAGCCCGGCGGCCGCTCGG GGTCAGGCAAGGATCAGGAACGAGTTTGGGCAGCCAGAGAAAAGGCAGCCTCGCAAGCGGCGCCTACGCGAGCAGGGCAGCGAGATGCAGGAGCCAAGTCACCATTTCCTACAGCAAAGCTGCGGACAAAGGGTCTCCTGTGGATAAGAAGTACGCTGTGCGG GTTTTTGATGATGAAGGGAAGGATGTGACACCCCACCCGCTCTTCCATTCAGATCCCGACACTGCTGTACCCAGGCAAGCCAAGCTCCTAGCATCAAGTGATTACTCTGGAGGTgttctctcctcttttcccaTGCATCAGACAGGAGGGGACGGTAGTTTTGTAGAGCCCTTCTCAAG AAGGACGTgtggaaacagcagtatttctaaACCAAACGCATCAACAATGGAGTTCATGCTAGATGAAATTGTAGAACCTGGCTCTCAAGGAGACACAGCTGTTAGCTTATCTG ATGTACAGGTGAGGCAAGAGGAGATAGAAGAGCAACTGACAGAAGAAGACTTAGATAGGAGAGTGGATATTTATCTCACGGAGACGGAAACTATCTGGATGTTGGATATGCCATCTGTTGTGGCGTCTGTAGAATCAGAAGATGCGGGAAGAATTCT gGAGCGTAATAAGATTTATGTTGACATTTGCAAAAATAGACCTGGTAATGATCGCTTCGTAGAAAAAATGATGCAAACCATTAACGGAGCTGCAAAGAACAAGGAAGTGCAATGTGACAAAATCGTCATGGAAGATAAAG GGATGGTGGTCACTTCCTGGGACTTGTATGATTCCTTTAATGTATCAGAAACAGAACCTACATCAAAAGGAGAAGCCACAAATGGGAAGAGTAGCACATCTCATATGACTAAAAAGCATGACCAGACTGCATCTGTGACTTCTGCCAGAG GCAACATAACTTCTGTGACTACTTTGGAAAGTGCTGCTCTTGCCAGAATCCATGAAGGGGAGAAAAACCGTTTAGAAGCTATATTGACATCAGAAAACTTTcagcaggatttatttttcatggagAGGGTtctaatggaaaatatttttcaacccAAACTCGCAGCTTATCGACAATTTCCTGTCCTTATAG ATCCTGCTGTTACATCAGACAATGTCAGTACGGTAGTTGCTGTGAAAGAAGCTAAACAGGAAGAGCATGACAAGGGAAAGAAGGATAAGGAAGCGCAGAAGGAAGCACTTATTGACCCATCAATTCCGTCAGATCTAAATAAAGCCTTGGAAGAAACTGTGCCTCCCAGTCTGGAACAACTATGGTCATATACGTGTGATTTAACTAAGGGTCACAATGTGAGCAGTATGGCTTGGAGCAAAGTAAACCCA GATCTTTTGGCTGTTGGTTATGGAGCGTTtgattttaaagaacagaagaaaggcTTGGCGTGCTGTTGGTCATTGAAGAACCCCATG TGGCCAGAGCGTATTTTCCAGTGCGAGCATGGTGTTACTGCATTGGATTTTTCTATGGCAAGCCCGAACCTTTTAGCAGTTGGGATGTACAGTGGTACCATCACAATCTATAATGTACGGAGTTGTACCACCACTGCAATTCTGAGTAGCAG AGATTCTTCAGCAAGACATACAGGTCCTGTATGGCAACTGAAGTGGTTGGAACAGGACAGAGACACAGCAGATGATgacaagagagagagattaatCTCCATCTCAGCAGATGGCCGACTAACCAAGTGGCTTATACAGAAGGGACTAGATTGCACTG ACCTGATGAAAATAAAGCGAGCAGGAAGTATGAAGAAAAACTTACCAtgtgagaaagaaaggaaaagtgtaGTTCTCATATCTCGGCAGGCAGCTGGAATGTGCTTCGACTTCCACCCAAAG gACACTAATTTTTATCTTGCTGGAACCGAAGAGGGTCTTATTCACAAGTGTTCTTGTTCATACGATCAGCAGTTTCTGGAGACATACAAAGGACATAAG GGTCCTGTGTACAAAGTCGCTTGGAATCCGTTCAGCACTGACATGTTCCTAAGCTGCTCTGCGGACTGGACCATTATGTTATGGCACCAGAACTCACAGATGCCCATTTTAACTTTCAGTTCCACCACTACTGTTGTTCATGACATTATGTGGTCTCCAAAATCAGTCTTTATATTCGCAGCAGCGAACGAAAGCAGAGTAGAAATTTGGGATCTCAGTGTCAGCAT CCTGGACCCCGTGATCACTCGCTTTGCCAACCCAGAAGCGAAATTCACATCTGTACTCTTTGCTAAGAACACTGACTGCCTTCTAGTAGGAGACAGTAGAGGAGAAGTCAGTGTGTTTGCGCCTCAGAACCTGGCTGCCTCCAGCAGTACTAAG ATCCTCACGCAAGACAGCAGCGTGGCCGTGGAGCAAAGGACTGACTTGAGCAGCGCTGGAAGCCAGATCTGTGCTTTTAGAAACGTCACCACCTCCCCCAGACCACCCCCAGCAGCGGGAGAGCCGAAAGCTGTTGGTGGGAACTGGTGA
- the DNAI4 gene encoding dynein axonemal intermediate chain 4 isoform X1: MWLLVFCVVVWCAITSNPGCRVRQGSGTSLGSQRKGSLASGAYASRAARCRSQVTISYSKAADKGSPVDKKYAVRVFDDEGKDVTPHPLFHSDPDTAVPRQAKLLASSDYSGGVLSSFPMHQTGGDGSFVEPFSRRTCGNSSISKPNASTMEFMLDEIVEPGSQGDTAVSLSDVQVRQEEIEEQLTEEDLDRRVDIYLTETETIWMLDMPSVVASVESEDAGRILERNKIYVDICKNRPGNDRFVEKMMQTINGAAKNKEVQCDKIVMEDKGMVVTSWDLYDSFNVSETEPTSKGEATNGKSSTSHMTKKHDQTASVTSARGNITSVTTLESAALARIHEGEKNRLEAILTSENFQQDLFFMERVLMENIFQPKLAAYRQFPVLIDPAVTSDNVSTVVAVKEAKQEEHDKGKKDKEAQKEALIDPSIPSDLNKALEETVPPSLEQLWSYTCDLTKGHNVSSMAWSKVNPDLLAVGYGAFDFKEQKKGLACCWSLKNPMWPERIFQCEHGVTALDFSMASPNLLAVGMYSGTITIYNVRSCTTTAILSSRDSSARHTGPVWQLKWLEQDRDTADDDKRERLISISADGRLTKWLIQKGLDCTDLMKIKRAGSMKKNLPCEKERKSVVLISRQAAGMCFDFHPKDTNFYLAGTEEGLIHKCSCSYDQQFLETYKGHKGPVYKVAWNPFSTDMFLSCSADWTIMLWHQNSQMPILTFSSTTTVVHDIMWSPKSVFIFAAANESRVEIWDLSVSILDPVITRFANPEAKFTSVLFAKNTDCLLVGDSRGEVSVFAPQNLAASSSTKILTQDSSVAVEQRTDLSSAGSQICAFRNVTTSPRPPPAAGEPKAVGGNW; the protein is encoded by the exons ATGTGGTTgcttgtgttttgtgttgtcGTTTGGTGTGCCATCACTTCTAATCCTGGTTGCAGGGTCAGGCAAGGATCAGGAACGAGTTTGGGCAGCCAGAGAAAAGGCAGCCTCGCAAGCGGCGCCTACGCGAGCAGGGCAGCGAGATGCAGGAGCCAAGTCACCATTTCCTACAGCAAAGCTGCGGACAAAGGGTCTCCTGTGGATAAGAAGTACGCTGTGCGG GTTTTTGATGATGAAGGGAAGGATGTGACACCCCACCCGCTCTTCCATTCAGATCCCGACACTGCTGTACCCAGGCAAGCCAAGCTCCTAGCATCAAGTGATTACTCTGGAGGTgttctctcctcttttcccaTGCATCAGACAGGAGGGGACGGTAGTTTTGTAGAGCCCTTCTCAAG AAGGACGTgtggaaacagcagtatttctaaACCAAACGCATCAACAATGGAGTTCATGCTAGATGAAATTGTAGAACCTGGCTCTCAAGGAGACACAGCTGTTAGCTTATCTG ATGTACAGGTGAGGCAAGAGGAGATAGAAGAGCAACTGACAGAAGAAGACTTAGATAGGAGAGTGGATATTTATCTCACGGAGACGGAAACTATCTGGATGTTGGATATGCCATCTGTTGTGGCGTCTGTAGAATCAGAAGATGCGGGAAGAATTCT gGAGCGTAATAAGATTTATGTTGACATTTGCAAAAATAGACCTGGTAATGATCGCTTCGTAGAAAAAATGATGCAAACCATTAACGGAGCTGCAAAGAACAAGGAAGTGCAATGTGACAAAATCGTCATGGAAGATAAAG GGATGGTGGTCACTTCCTGGGACTTGTATGATTCCTTTAATGTATCAGAAACAGAACCTACATCAAAAGGAGAAGCCACAAATGGGAAGAGTAGCACATCTCATATGACTAAAAAGCATGACCAGACTGCATCTGTGACTTCTGCCAGAG GCAACATAACTTCTGTGACTACTTTGGAAAGTGCTGCTCTTGCCAGAATCCATGAAGGGGAGAAAAACCGTTTAGAAGCTATATTGACATCAGAAAACTTTcagcaggatttatttttcatggagAGGGTtctaatggaaaatatttttcaacccAAACTCGCAGCTTATCGACAATTTCCTGTCCTTATAG ATCCTGCTGTTACATCAGACAATGTCAGTACGGTAGTTGCTGTGAAAGAAGCTAAACAGGAAGAGCATGACAAGGGAAAGAAGGATAAGGAAGCGCAGAAGGAAGCACTTATTGACCCATCAATTCCGTCAGATCTAAATAAAGCCTTGGAAGAAACTGTGCCTCCCAGTCTGGAACAACTATGGTCATATACGTGTGATTTAACTAAGGGTCACAATGTGAGCAGTATGGCTTGGAGCAAAGTAAACCCA GATCTTTTGGCTGTTGGTTATGGAGCGTTtgattttaaagaacagaagaaaggcTTGGCGTGCTGTTGGTCATTGAAGAACCCCATG TGGCCAGAGCGTATTTTCCAGTGCGAGCATGGTGTTACTGCATTGGATTTTTCTATGGCAAGCCCGAACCTTTTAGCAGTTGGGATGTACAGTGGTACCATCACAATCTATAATGTACGGAGTTGTACCACCACTGCAATTCTGAGTAGCAG AGATTCTTCAGCAAGACATACAGGTCCTGTATGGCAACTGAAGTGGTTGGAACAGGACAGAGACACAGCAGATGATgacaagagagagagattaatCTCCATCTCAGCAGATGGCCGACTAACCAAGTGGCTTATACAGAAGGGACTAGATTGCACTG ACCTGATGAAAATAAAGCGAGCAGGAAGTATGAAGAAAAACTTACCAtgtgagaaagaaaggaaaagtgtaGTTCTCATATCTCGGCAGGCAGCTGGAATGTGCTTCGACTTCCACCCAAAG gACACTAATTTTTATCTTGCTGGAACCGAAGAGGGTCTTATTCACAAGTGTTCTTGTTCATACGATCAGCAGTTTCTGGAGACATACAAAGGACATAAG GGTCCTGTGTACAAAGTCGCTTGGAATCCGTTCAGCACTGACATGTTCCTAAGCTGCTCTGCGGACTGGACCATTATGTTATGGCACCAGAACTCACAGATGCCCATTTTAACTTTCAGTTCCACCACTACTGTTGTTCATGACATTATGTGGTCTCCAAAATCAGTCTTTATATTCGCAGCAGCGAACGAAAGCAGAGTAGAAATTTGGGATCTCAGTGTCAGCAT CCTGGACCCCGTGATCACTCGCTTTGCCAACCCAGAAGCGAAATTCACATCTGTACTCTTTGCTAAGAACACTGACTGCCTTCTAGTAGGAGACAGTAGAGGAGAAGTCAGTGTGTTTGCGCCTCAGAACCTGGCTGCCTCCAGCAGTACTAAG ATCCTCACGCAAGACAGCAGCGTGGCCGTGGAGCAAAGGACTGACTTGAGCAGCGCTGGAAGCCAGATCTGTGCTTTTAGAAACGTCACCACCTCCCCCAGACCACCCCCAGCAGCGGGAGAGCCGAAAGCTGTTGGTGGGAACTGGTGA
- the DNAI4 gene encoding dynein axonemal intermediate chain 4 isoform X6: MHQTGGDGSFVEPFSRRTCGNSSISKPNASTMEFMLDEIVEPGSQGDTAVSLSDVQVRQEEIEEQLTEEDLDRRVDIYLTETETIWMLDMPSVVASVESEDAGRILERNKIYVDICKNRPGNDRFVEKMMQTINGAAKNKEVQCDKIVMEDKGMVVTSWDLYDSFNVSETEPTSKGEATNGKSSTSHMTKKHDQTASVTSARGNITSVTTLESAALARIHEGEKNRLEAILTSENFQQDLFFMERVLMENIFQPKLAAYRQFPVLIDPAVTSDNVSTVVAVKEAKQEEHDKGKKDKEAQKEALIDPSIPSDLNKALEETVPPSLEQLWSYTCDLTKGHNVSSMAWSKVNPDLLAVGYGAFDFKEQKKGLACCWSLKNPMWPERIFQCEHGVTALDFSMASPNLLAVGMYSGTITIYNVRSCTTTAILSSRDSSARHTGPVWQLKWLEQDRDTADDDKRERLISISADGRLTKWLIQKGLDCTDLMKIKRAGSMKKNLPCEKERKSVVLISRQAAGMCFDFHPKDTNFYLAGTEEGLIHKCSCSYDQQFLETYKGHKGPVYKVAWNPFSTDMFLSCSADWTIMLWHQNSQMPILTFSSTTTVVHDIMWSPKSVFIFAAANESRVEIWDLSVSILDPVITRFANPEAKFTSVLFAKNTDCLLVGDSRGEVSVFAPQNLAASSSTKILTQDSSVAVEQRTDLSSAGSQICAFRNVTTSPRPPPAAGEPKAVGGNW; encoded by the exons aTGCATCAGACAGGAGGGGACGGTAGTTTTGTAGAGCCCTTCTCAAG AAGGACGTgtggaaacagcagtatttctaaACCAAACGCATCAACAATGGAGTTCATGCTAGATGAAATTGTAGAACCTGGCTCTCAAGGAGACACAGCTGTTAGCTTATCTG ATGTACAGGTGAGGCAAGAGGAGATAGAAGAGCAACTGACAGAAGAAGACTTAGATAGGAGAGTGGATATTTATCTCACGGAGACGGAAACTATCTGGATGTTGGATATGCCATCTGTTGTGGCGTCTGTAGAATCAGAAGATGCGGGAAGAATTCT gGAGCGTAATAAGATTTATGTTGACATTTGCAAAAATAGACCTGGTAATGATCGCTTCGTAGAAAAAATGATGCAAACCATTAACGGAGCTGCAAAGAACAAGGAAGTGCAATGTGACAAAATCGTCATGGAAGATAAAG GGATGGTGGTCACTTCCTGGGACTTGTATGATTCCTTTAATGTATCAGAAACAGAACCTACATCAAAAGGAGAAGCCACAAATGGGAAGAGTAGCACATCTCATATGACTAAAAAGCATGACCAGACTGCATCTGTGACTTCTGCCAGAG GCAACATAACTTCTGTGACTACTTTGGAAAGTGCTGCTCTTGCCAGAATCCATGAAGGGGAGAAAAACCGTTTAGAAGCTATATTGACATCAGAAAACTTTcagcaggatttatttttcatggagAGGGTtctaatggaaaatatttttcaacccAAACTCGCAGCTTATCGACAATTTCCTGTCCTTATAG ATCCTGCTGTTACATCAGACAATGTCAGTACGGTAGTTGCTGTGAAAGAAGCTAAACAGGAAGAGCATGACAAGGGAAAGAAGGATAAGGAAGCGCAGAAGGAAGCACTTATTGACCCATCAATTCCGTCAGATCTAAATAAAGCCTTGGAAGAAACTGTGCCTCCCAGTCTGGAACAACTATGGTCATATACGTGTGATTTAACTAAGGGTCACAATGTGAGCAGTATGGCTTGGAGCAAAGTAAACCCA GATCTTTTGGCTGTTGGTTATGGAGCGTTtgattttaaagaacagaagaaaggcTTGGCGTGCTGTTGGTCATTGAAGAACCCCATG TGGCCAGAGCGTATTTTCCAGTGCGAGCATGGTGTTACTGCATTGGATTTTTCTATGGCAAGCCCGAACCTTTTAGCAGTTGGGATGTACAGTGGTACCATCACAATCTATAATGTACGGAGTTGTACCACCACTGCAATTCTGAGTAGCAG AGATTCTTCAGCAAGACATACAGGTCCTGTATGGCAACTGAAGTGGTTGGAACAGGACAGAGACACAGCAGATGATgacaagagagagagattaatCTCCATCTCAGCAGATGGCCGACTAACCAAGTGGCTTATACAGAAGGGACTAGATTGCACTG ACCTGATGAAAATAAAGCGAGCAGGAAGTATGAAGAAAAACTTACCAtgtgagaaagaaaggaaaagtgtaGTTCTCATATCTCGGCAGGCAGCTGGAATGTGCTTCGACTTCCACCCAAAG gACACTAATTTTTATCTTGCTGGAACCGAAGAGGGTCTTATTCACAAGTGTTCTTGTTCATACGATCAGCAGTTTCTGGAGACATACAAAGGACATAAG GGTCCTGTGTACAAAGTCGCTTGGAATCCGTTCAGCACTGACATGTTCCTAAGCTGCTCTGCGGACTGGACCATTATGTTATGGCACCAGAACTCACAGATGCCCATTTTAACTTTCAGTTCCACCACTACTGTTGTTCATGACATTATGTGGTCTCCAAAATCAGTCTTTATATTCGCAGCAGCGAACGAAAGCAGAGTAGAAATTTGGGATCTCAGTGTCAGCAT CCTGGACCCCGTGATCACTCGCTTTGCCAACCCAGAAGCGAAATTCACATCTGTACTCTTTGCTAAGAACACTGACTGCCTTCTAGTAGGAGACAGTAGAGGAGAAGTCAGTGTGTTTGCGCCTCAGAACCTGGCTGCCTCCAGCAGTACTAAG ATCCTCACGCAAGACAGCAGCGTGGCCGTGGAGCAAAGGACTGACTTGAGCAGCGCTGGAAGCCAGATCTGTGCTTTTAGAAACGTCACCACCTCCCCCAGACCACCCCCAGCAGCGGGAGAGCCGAAAGCTGTTGGTGGGAACTGGTGA